The following coding sequences lie in one Desulfuromonadales bacterium genomic window:
- a CDS encoding MscL family protein, which produces QVVLKEASTSAAGQTLPAVAIKYGAFLNTVIEFLIIALSVFVVIKFMNRLLKQRTAEAG; this is translated from the coding sequence TGCAGGTGGTACTCAAGGAGGCTTCGACCTCGGCGGCGGGCCAAACCCTGCCGGCCGTGGCCATCAAATACGGCGCATTCCTCAACACCGTCATCGAATTCCTGATCATCGCCCTGAGCGTCTTCGTAGTCATCAAGTTCATGAACCGGCTGCTGAAGCAGCGCACAGCCGAAGCCGGCTGA
- a CDS encoding NUDIX hydrolase encodes MDQSKHVLVVGCLVRNDAGQVLLVRHHRRGWEIPQGRVEEGEDLLAAARREVLEETGVTVEVGPLAAVWSKLTPPAALILNFLATWRQGKLTSSEECPELGWFTSEEALLKVTHPVNSDRLQTLLDFDGRILYRAYAPKPYQLEVEAYLA; translated from the coding sequence GTGGACCAATCCAAACATGTCCTGGTCGTCGGCTGCCTGGTCCGCAATGATGCGGGCCAGGTCCTGTTGGTCCGCCACCACAGACGCGGCTGGGAAATTCCCCAGGGGCGGGTCGAAGAAGGCGAAGACCTGCTGGCGGCCGCCCGCCGCGAAGTGCTGGAAGAGACGGGAGTGACGGTGGAAGTGGGACCGCTGGCCGCCGTCTGGTCCAAGCTCACGCCGCCGGCCGCACTGATCCTGAATTTCCTCGCCACCTGGCGGCAAGGCAAGCTCACCAGCAGCGAAGAGTGCCCTGAGCTCGGCTGGTTCACTTCCGAAGAAGCGCTGTTGAAGGTGACCCACCCGGTCAATAGTGACCGCCTGCAGACCCTCCTCGACTTCGACGGCCGCATTCTCTACCGTGCCTACGCGCCAAAACCCTACCAGCTTGAGGTGGAAGCCTATTTAGCTTGA
- the sigZ gene encoding RNA polymerase sigma factor SigZ, with product MEPTIDFWQEHKIRLRRYIARRVRGNDAVDDILQDVFLKAHTSLHSVKTPGSVTAWLFRIAANAIADHYRSEKPWDELPAELAAPEPEPDYVAELAPCLQPLIADLPETYKTALVLSELEGMPQKEVARRLGISLSGAKSRVQRGREKLRQRLLDCCDIETGRSGVIIGYERRDKTCGGSCD from the coding sequence ATGGAACCGACGATAGATTTCTGGCAGGAGCACAAGATCCGATTACGCCGCTACATCGCCAGAAGAGTGCGCGGGAACGACGCCGTCGACGACATCCTCCAGGATGTGTTTCTCAAGGCCCATACCAGCCTGCATTCAGTCAAAACCCCCGGAAGCGTCACGGCGTGGCTGTTCCGTATCGCGGCAAATGCCATTGCCGACCACTACCGTTCGGAGAAACCCTGGGATGAGCTCCCGGCGGAACTTGCGGCACCCGAGCCGGAACCCGACTATGTTGCAGAATTGGCTCCCTGCCTGCAGCCCCTCATCGCCGATTTGCCGGAGACTTACAAAACCGCCCTGGTCCTCTCGGAGCTGGAGGGAATGCCGCAGAAAGAGGTCGCCAGGCGGCTCGGCATTTCTCTCTCCGGTGCAAAATCCCGCGTTCAACGGGGCCGGGAAAAATTGCGGCAGCGCCTGCTCGACTGCTGCGACATCGAAACCGGACGATCAGGCGTCATCATCGGCTACGAGCGCCGCGACAAAACTTGTGGCGGCAGTTGTGACTGA
- a CDS encoding arsenite methyltransferase has translation MELLKSDAIRQAVRQRYGRLAEGDGVGCGCGPACCDILAADAQALSQKLGYTAEDVDMVPQGANLGLGCGNPQAIAALKPGEVVLDLGSGGGFDCLLAARQVGDAGLVIGVDMTPEMIAKARANAEKGGYRNVEFRLGEIEHLPVADGTVDVIISNCVINLSPDKAHVFADAYRVLKPGGRLAISDVVALAELPEQIRRDMALYTGCMAGASLVSEIETMLRASGFTRIRVATNDESSAFIRDWAPGTDVADYLASATIEAIKPAI, from the coding sequence ATGGAACTTTTAAAAAGCGATGCGATCCGCCAGGCCGTTCGCCAACGTTACGGCCGGTTGGCCGAGGGCGACGGAGTCGGCTGCGGTTGTGGTCCGGCATGCTGCGACATCCTCGCCGCTGACGCGCAGGCATTGTCCCAGAAACTTGGCTATACCGCCGAGGATGTCGACATGGTGCCCCAGGGAGCCAACCTGGGGTTGGGTTGCGGCAATCCCCAGGCGATCGCCGCGCTGAAACCGGGAGAGGTTGTTCTCGATCTTGGCAGCGGCGGCGGATTCGATTGTCTCCTGGCGGCACGGCAGGTGGGCGATGCGGGCCTAGTCATTGGTGTCGACATGACTCCCGAGATGATTGCCAAGGCACGCGCCAATGCAGAAAAAGGCGGTTACCGGAACGTCGAATTTCGCCTTGGCGAGATTGAACATCTGCCAGTGGCGGACGGGACGGTGGATGTCATCATCTCGAACTGCGTCATCAATCTGTCTCCAGACAAGGCTCATGTTTTCGCCGATGCGTATCGGGTCCTGAAGCCCGGGGGACGCCTGGCCATTTCAGATGTCGTTGCCCTCGCCGAGTTGCCGGAGCAGATCCGTCGAGACATGGCACTTTATACGGGCTGCATGGCCGGAGCTTCCCTGGTGTCGGAGATCGAAACAATGCTGAGGGCGAGCGGGTTCACCAGGATTCGCGTTGCCACCAATGATGAGAGCAGTGCATTTATCCGCGATTGGGCGCCGGGGACCGATGTCGCGGACTATCTGGCATCGGCCACCATTGAGGCTATCAAACCCGCAATCTAA
- a CDS encoding ferredoxin family protein: MSDWRNIPREKIPWYPTIDADMCIGCRTCVEFCKNGVLEFDEQEHKARVRSPFNCVVECSTCGRLCPVSAISFPEQQGFADTIRRLLEEHRR; this comes from the coding sequence AAAATCCCCTGGTATCCGACCATTGACGCGGATATGTGCATCGGCTGCCGCACCTGCGTTGAGTTCTGCAAGAACGGAGTGCTTGAATTCGACGAGCAGGAGCATAAAGCCCGGGTGCGCAGCCCATTCAACTGCGTCGTCGAGTGCAGTACCTGCGGCCGGCTCTGCCCGGTGAGCGCCATCTCTTTTCCCGAGCAGCAGGGTTTTGCCGATACCATTCGCCGACTTCTTGAGGAACATCGGCGGTAG